The region TTAGTCTGAGAGATCTGTGAAACAAAATCTTTACATGCTTCTTCCTAATTCTtattttacatgtattgataTTGTAACTTTTTTTTGTCTTGTTGCTTGTAGGTGGTGGTGGAGGAAGGAATAAGGGTGCTCAAAAGGAAAATGGAGTTGGTGACTCCATGAAGAGAGGTTCTAAAACTGACTCTCTGACAGCTCCAGCGGAAACAGAAAAAAGTATGGACCTTCTTGGTACAAGGTAAATGTTATCAATTTTGAGTTCTATATTGTGGTTTTATTTGGTCAAATTTcccataaatttacaaaaaatctgtgattcattttaaaatctttattaTGTTACAGCTCTTCAAAAGTTGCAGTCAATGGGGTTGCAAGTTTACCTAATACACATGCCAGCCATGAATCTGGACTGAAATTGTCTGCAGGTATTAGTCATAACCTTTATAATGGCAACTACACAGTGCTAATAAATAGGAACAATTTTGTTTCAGACTTTTGCTGATAAAATTCTCCCTCTCCACTCCCAAAGTTTAGGCTGGAGTTGGATTAAGAACAGAAAGGTCATATCTTGTTCTCATCTCTTAGCTTGTACAGCTTCATCATTTGTGTCTGGTGTATGCTGTGTTTCAGATTCTGTGGTGGTGCCACCTTACAACCCCCAAATCCCTGGTGTTGAGACAATCAGAAAAGAAGTGAATGGCCAAAGGATTGCTGCTGAATCTTGTGCCAGTAACCTCTCTAGGATTTCAAATACTGCTCATGATGTTGTGAGTAATTTTAAAACAGCGTCTGGAGACGTGGCATTTACGGAAAAAGTACCAATAGAACTCCAGATGGTTGAAAAGAATCAGACTTCAGAGGAGTCTCAATCATCATCTGTGACTACCCGTCATGGTTATTTGGAAGTCATTTCTGTCCAAAATGGTCAGTCATCCCGAGAACTAACGGGTCCTTCCAGAGGTACCGTTTAGTTTACATTACGCTTTGCATGTTTTAACAATCATATAGTCATGCTATTTAATCTGCTATGAATCATGTCTACAatgccttttcttttaattttgtttcataATCTAGATTTTCAGACCATTGGGTATTTCCTCATATCAGGTTTAAGTCAGATGTTCTTCAGTTCTTCACTTTTGTCTCTCCTGTTTGCAGTTTCATTCAAATTTGTGTAGTCTCAAATAGATAGTTTAGGAAGCCATCAGTACAAGCAGTTAGATCTAATGTTGATATGAGGAACtggtcttttaatttttcatgtgtgCACCCTGCAGAATAAACTGCACACTATTGAGAACTAAGTTTGGTTGTGAATTACCTGTCAGACATATATATGAATCTATAGACATTATTAAGAAGATTGTTGCAATTTTCTTTTGCGTATGCTGCCATATGTTGATGGTACACTAACGTCATTCTGTTTCCGGTCTGATGTGCGGACAGCATTTTCACGTCTTTTTCCAATTTTCATATTAGAAAGTCTGGTTTTATCTGTCTTTGGTTTGATGCCACTATCGACGTTGGTGCTATGCCAATTGGTATGCAGTTTCTTTGAAGATGACAGAAAAATTGATTTCCCAAATTAAAGATTCGTTGTAGTTTTGATGCTGTAATGTTATATAAAGTATAAATATCTGGCTGTTTGACTAATTTGATCAGCatcattttttgttattttgtttgtaACATTCAAGAATCCATCATGTGCTTGTACTCTTGTTGCTTTGTATCTTACCTGTGCCTTTTGATTTAGGTGTTAATTTTCTCAATCCCTCAACTGCAGTTGCATCTGTGGTTATAACCAAGAAAGTGGAAGCTGGTTCTCAGTCAATTCATGAACAGAATGATGTTATAGATGAAGCGAATTCAAAGCTTGATATGAAGCTAGCAAAGTTAAATATTTCTTCTCATCGGCCTGTTATTTTTCCTGATCATCTCCAAGTCCCTGAAGATATAAAGAATGGtctgatttttggaagtttGTTTGCTACTTCTGAAGTGGGTGTGAAACGTGTAGAGGAGACTGATGACAGGAAGGGTTCTGTGCCTGCTATTGATTTGCTTCAGGAGAATGACAAGGCTGTTTCAGAGACTCCTCTGAGGTCAATATAGTCTCTAGAATacagatacacacacacacacatatatttacattttcagtcttatttgttttagtaattgagctttttttgtttcttcaaaGATAATCTTCAGTAATTTTCCTACTTTCTGAgcttagtttttatattttcaagtaTCAGATTCATCTATATGTGAACAGGCTAAACttcaattcttttatttatttaagctAAAATAGAGTTTGTAAATTAGCATTAGAGGTTTGAATTCGCAAAATGAGAATTCTATTACTCATTTTCCTTGAAAACTCTCCTCccttaatatatatttgagcGTATGTCCAACTGCACATGATGGGAACATGTAAGATATTCAACATTGGTAGTTTACAAGTTTTGACTCCATTTAACGTAGTCTAAAACCATAAGAGgatgtaaataaatttgtgttGGTTTTCAATATGTTACTTTCTGATCTTCCATTCATATTTTCCAACAATTTCTGCAGTAATCCAAGTGTATCCTCAACTGCTCAAGAAGTAGATTCTCCTGATAATCCACATTCTCTGTTACATGCACCtggaaaattgtcaaatttggaAGAGAATGTTTCATTGGGTCCTGCTCCAACATTTGATCATCCAAAACAAGAGACTTTGTTTCCTAGAGGAGGGCCTCAGTACCCCTTTGTTCACACTAATCTAGACTACAGCTTCCCGTTGGTTCAGCCAATGTTAGGGAGCCGGATTGTACAATGTCAAGGAACTGAGCCTCAGGCATGTGAACTTTCTGCCACCTTCTACACTCTTCCTATACTGTTTTTCTGTCATTTGTTTCACAAACAAACTTCTATGTTTTACTTTTATCTATATTTATGCATATTGTTATGTTGATGTTCAGATATTTTGTGCCCCTATTGCATACTGGAACTCTATATTTCATCAATTATCTTCTTGGAGAGATAGCGGTGAACTATTAATGTCAGCAATGGAGAGTATTTTTCTGGTAAACAAGATTCTAAAATGTAGGCTTAGAAATTCCTAGTTATATTTGCCAATTTGGCTAAAAAATTACAACTTTTCTCTTTCTAAGTGAAATTCAACCATCATGGAATGCGTTTGTTGTCCTCCTTatctttatgttttttttgaTAAGTATGCAACAGAAAGAAGCAAACGCCAATAAATAGGTGATGCAGAATGTGtaggaaattggagaaaatttagaagaagaaaaagggaggagaggaagaaattgaagccAAGAGAGGAAACAAGTTACGGAAGAGTTCCAGCTGAGAATATAGAGAAGTAGAAAAAATAGAGGTTTAATAGCAGTAGAAAGTGATGACAACAcaataagaagaagatgcaGCAACAAGAAGAAGTCcagaaaaaagaacaagagaaattgagaaaagataacaagaagaaatggagagaaCCTATAGTGATACAGAGAAAACTGGAACAGACAAGGACataagaaggggaagaagaagataagggaAGAGAGAGACCTCAAGCTGCTTTATTAGCCTGGATGGCTTAAGGCTATCCAAGAAGAATTTGTAGCCTTACAGCATAATGGACCTTGGAAGCTTGTTCCACACTCTTCTGACATGAATCTaattggttgtaaatgggtatttaggGTCAAATATAACCCAAATGGTACTGTTTTGATGTACAAGGCTCGGTTGGTTGCTGAAAAATGATATACataattgagagagaaagaagagaggaaaagagaaattggatggagaagaaataatcaaaatctATTAAGCTAGAGTTACCAGTATTTATACCAAAACACTGTAAGTCTGTAACTGCCATGTACATTCT is a window of Diospyros lotus cultivar Yz01 chromosome 10, ASM1463336v1, whole genome shotgun sequence DNA encoding:
- the LOC127811680 gene encoding GBF-interacting protein 1-like isoform X2 yields the protein MSSGGGSRVPIPGDIRRVIRDIKEIAARHSDDDVYAMLQECNMDPDETAQRLLYLDTFHEVKKKRDRRIMDVKSKDTEEYRLMRGTHGGGVRGGQGNYSSSYISHRGGGGRNKGAQKENGVGDSMKRGSKTDSLTAPAETEKSMDLLGTSSSKVAVNGVASLPNTHASHESGLKLSADSVVVPPYNPQIPGVETIRKEVNGQRIAAESCASNLSRISNTAHDVVSNFKTASGDVAFTEKVPIELQMVEKNQTSEESQSSSVTTRHGYLEVISVQNGQSSRELTGPSRVASVVITKKVEAGSQSIHEQNDVIDEANSKLDMKLAKLNISSHRPVIFPDHLQVPEDIKNGLIFGSLFATSEVGVKRVEETDDRKGSVPAIDLLQENDKAVSETPLSNPSVSSTAQEVDSPDNPHSLLHAPGKLSNLEENVSLGPAPTFDHPKQETLFPRGGPQYPFVHTNLDYSFPLVQPMLGSRIVQCQGTEPQSGNSLVSSTSGSMTTSNRPLGVGLSSTAASPPPFPVLRQPYPPYYLPISPYFPPFYFPPNAHQFLGHSGFLQQPLTGNAYLSPVLPQGKPGISSGNPTQLGVPFSCGSYGPSLPVISGSSGGNEDRVASELKQSSIRPTFQQAGYIPFPGIYHPSQTTVSPQTNRPLLQQSPAAAGSIKTAGPQPGAYQLPQHAANRNSG
- the LOC127811680 gene encoding GBF-interacting protein 1-like isoform X1, whose product is MSSGGGSRVPIPGDIRRVIRDIKEIAARHSDDDVYAMLQECNMDPDETAQRLLYLDTFHEVKKKRDRRIMDVKSKDTEEYRLMRGTHGGGVRGGQGNYSSSYISHRGGGGRNKGAQKENGVGDSMKRGSKTDSLTAPAETEKSMDLLGTSSSKVAVNGVASLPNTHASHESGLKLSADSVVVPPYNPQIPGVETIRKEVNGQRIAAESCASNLSRISNTAHDVVSNFKTASGDVAFTEKVPIELQMVEKNQTSEESQSSSVTTRHGYLEVISVQNGQSSRELTGPSRGVNFLNPSTAVASVVITKKVEAGSQSIHEQNDVIDEANSKLDMKLAKLNISSHRPVIFPDHLQVPEDIKNGLIFGSLFATSEVGVKRVEETDDRKGSVPAIDLLQENDKAVSETPLSNPSVSSTAQEVDSPDNPHSLLHAPGKLSNLEENVSLGPAPTFDHPKQETLFPRGGPQYPFVHTNLDYSFPLVQPMLGSRIVQCQGTEPQSGNSLVSSTSGSMTTSNRPLGVGLSSTAASPPPFPVLRQPYPPYYLPISPYFPPFYFPPNAHQFLGHSGFLQQPLTGNAYLSPVLPQGKPGISSGNPTQLGVPFSCGSYGPSLPVISGSSGGNEDRVASELKQSSIRPTFQQAGYIPFPGIYHPSQTTVSPQTNRPLLQQSPAAAGSIKTAGPQPGAYQLPQHAANRNSG
- the LOC127811680 gene encoding GBF-interacting protein 1-like isoform X3, translating into MSSGGGSRVPIPGDIRRVIRDIKEIAARHSDDDVYAMLQECNMDPDETAQRLLYLDTFHEVKKKRDRRIMDVKSKDTEEYRLMRGTHGGGVRGGGGGRNKGAQKENGVGDSMKRGSKTDSLTAPAETEKSMDLLGTSSSKVAVNGVASLPNTHASHESGLKLSADSVVVPPYNPQIPGVETIRKEVNGQRIAAESCASNLSRISNTAHDVVSNFKTASGDVAFTEKVPIELQMVEKNQTSEESQSSSVTTRHGYLEVISVQNGQSSRELTGPSRGVNFLNPSTAVASVVITKKVEAGSQSIHEQNDVIDEANSKLDMKLAKLNISSHRPVIFPDHLQVPEDIKNGLIFGSLFATSEVGVKRVEETDDRKGSVPAIDLLQENDKAVSETPLSNPSVSSTAQEVDSPDNPHSLLHAPGKLSNLEENVSLGPAPTFDHPKQETLFPRGGPQYPFVHTNLDYSFPLVQPMLGSRIVQCQGTEPQSGNSLVSSTSGSMTTSNRPLGVGLSSTAASPPPFPVLRQPYPPYYLPISPYFPPFYFPPNAHQFLGHSGFLQQPLTGNAYLSPVLPQGKPGISSGNPTQLGVPFSCGSYGPSLPVISGSSGGNEDRVASELKQSSIRPTFQQAGYIPFPGIYHPSQTTVSPQTNRPLLQQSPAAAGSIKTAGPQPGAYQLPQHAANRNSG